In Sphingomonas panacisoli, one genomic interval encodes:
- a CDS encoding LOG family protein, with protein sequence MTDTRIPSRVFPQAKEEADRAKQGVSTPQTENPAYRLAFQDMDFLLREDLRPVRFQLELLKPELILDEAGIASTFVMYGSARIPEPEKAKALLAAAKDDAARKIAERLVAKSKYYDVARELAQIASRYPVDDEGKRHFVVCSGGGPSIMEAANRGAADVGAESIGLNILLPHEQAPNPYVTPGLSLQFHYFALRKMHFLLHARALAAFPGGFGTFDEFFELLTLIQTGKIQPIPVLLYGREFWERVVNFEALVEEGVVSAKDLSIFTYCETAEEGWRHVEEFYRGRTFDQGKSEAEAHSAEQVAAHAPTARE encoded by the coding sequence ATGACCGATACCCGCATCCCATCGCGCGTCTTCCCGCAGGCCAAGGAAGAAGCTGATCGCGCCAAGCAAGGCGTCTCCACTCCGCAGACCGAGAACCCGGCCTATCGGCTGGCGTTCCAGGACATGGACTTCCTGTTGCGTGAGGATCTGCGTCCTGTCCGCTTCCAGCTCGAGCTGCTCAAGCCTGAACTGATCCTCGACGAAGCGGGCATCGCCTCGACCTTCGTGATGTACGGGTCGGCGCGCATCCCGGAGCCGGAAAAGGCCAAGGCGCTGCTCGCCGCCGCCAAGGACGACGCGGCGCGCAAGATCGCCGAGCGGTTGGTCGCGAAGTCGAAATATTACGACGTCGCGCGCGAACTCGCGCAAATCGCCTCACGGTATCCGGTCGATGATGAAGGCAAGCGTCACTTTGTCGTGTGTTCGGGCGGCGGGCCGTCGATCATGGAGGCGGCCAATCGCGGCGCGGCCGATGTCGGCGCCGAATCGATCGGGCTCAACATCCTGTTGCCGCACGAACAGGCGCCCAATCCGTACGTCACGCCGGGGCTGAGCCTGCAATTCCACTATTTCGCGCTCCGCAAGATGCACTTCCTGCTCCATGCCCGCGCGCTCGCGGCGTTTCCGGGCGGGTTCGGGACGTTCGACGAATTCTTCGAGCTGCTGACGCTGATCCAGACCGGCAAGATCCAGCCGATCCCGGTGCTGCTCTACGGCCGCGAATTCTGGGAGCGCGTGGTCAATTTCGAGGCCTTGGTCGAAGAAGGCGTGGTGTCCGCGAAGGACCTCAGCATCTTCACCTATTGCGAGACCGCCGAAGAAGGCTGGCGCCACGTCGAGGAATTCTATCGCGGCCGCACGTTCGACCAGGGCAAGTCGGAAGCCGAAGCGCATTCGGCCGAGCAAGTCGCCGCCCACGCCCCGACCGCGCGGGAGTAG
- a CDS encoding extensin family protein → MKRLAPLLGLLLAGCAFGGRESVPPTRPSGAPPVTLNLPTSRETQACYADLSREGVRYSPLPDRDYGGGCQVIGAVQLLDIGVPVTGIKAMRCGLAEQFIGWTRNAVAPAAFQMLGSQLVRVETMGTYACRNTVGTAVERLSGHALANAVDVSAFILADGRRISVKDSWRSDDADVQRFWKTIHASACKRFGTVLSPDYNAAHYDHLHLEDDRKNFCR, encoded by the coding sequence ATGAAACGGCTCGCTCCCCTGCTCGGTCTGTTGCTCGCCGGCTGCGCGTTCGGTGGGCGGGAAAGCGTGCCGCCGACGCGGCCCAGTGGCGCGCCGCCCGTCACTCTGAACCTGCCGACCAGCCGCGAGACCCAGGCGTGCTACGCCGACCTGTCGCGCGAGGGCGTGCGCTATTCGCCGCTGCCCGACCGGGACTATGGCGGCGGGTGCCAGGTGATCGGCGCGGTGCAGTTGCTCGACATCGGCGTGCCGGTGACGGGCATCAAGGCGATGCGCTGTGGGCTCGCCGAGCAATTCATCGGCTGGACGCGCAACGCCGTCGCGCCCGCCGCCTTCCAGATGCTCGGCAGCCAGCTCGTACGGGTCGAGACGATGGGGACCTATGCCTGCCGCAACACCGTCGGCACCGCGGTCGAGCGGCTGTCGGGCCACGCGCTGGCGAACGCGGTCGACGTTTCCGCGTTCATCCTCGCCGACGGGCGGCGGATTTCGGTGAAGGACAGCTGGCGGTCGGACGATGCGGACGTCCAGCGCTTCTGGAAGACGATCCACGCCTCGGCCTGCAAACGCTTCGGTACGGTGCTGAGCCCCGATTACAACGCGGCGCACTACGATCACCTGCACCTTGAGGACGATCGTAAGAATTTTTGCCGTTAG
- a CDS encoding phosphoserine transaminase translates to MTDSSVTDATTASTAKPATKPARPYFSSGPCAKPPGWDAAKLATDSLGRSHRSKIGKQRLQYAIDLMRELLGLPDTHRIGIVPGSDTGAFEMAMWTMLGARGVTTLAWESFGEGWVTDAVKQLKIDPTVIRADYGQLPDLAQVDWSDDVLFTWNGTTSGVRVPNGDWIPADREGLSFADATSAVFAYELPWDKIDVATFSWQKVLGGEGAHGVLILGPRAVERLESYTPAWPLPKVFRLVSKGALTEGVFKGETINTPSMLAVEDAIFSLEWAKSLGNGGLIARSDANAAALDEIVAARDWLGHLATDEASRSKTSVCLTVAGADEAFIKNFAGLLEKEGAALDVAGYRDAPPGLRIWCGATVDAADIVALGPWLDWAYSQAKAAN, encoded by the coding sequence ATGACTGATTCTTCCGTTACCGACGCCACAACTGCGTCCACTGCCAAGCCCGCCACCAAGCCGGCTCGCCCCTATTTTTCCAGTGGCCCTTGCGCCAAGCCCCCGGGCTGGGATGCGGCCAAACTTGCTACCGACAGTCTCGGCCGGTCGCACCGCTCGAAGATCGGCAAGCAACGCCTGCAATACGCCATCGATCTGATGCGCGAGCTGCTCGGCCTGCCCGACACGCATCGCATCGGCATCGTCCCCGGTTCCGACACGGGCGCGTTCGAGATGGCGATGTGGACGATGCTCGGCGCGCGGGGCGTGACCACCTTGGCCTGGGAGAGCTTCGGCGAAGGCTGGGTGACCGACGCGGTCAAGCAGCTCAAGATCGACCCGACCGTCATTCGCGCCGATTACGGCCAACTGCCCGATCTGGCGCAAGTCGACTGGTCCGACGATGTCCTGTTCACCTGGAACGGTACGACCAGCGGCGTGCGCGTGCCCAACGGCGACTGGATTCCGGCTGACCGCGAGGGGCTGAGCTTCGCCGACGCGACCTCGGCGGTGTTCGCCTACGAACTGCCGTGGGACAAGATCGATGTCGCCACCTTCTCCTGGCAGAAGGTGCTGGGCGGCGAAGGCGCGCACGGCGTCCTGATCCTGGGGCCGCGCGCGGTCGAGCGGCTCGAAAGCTACACGCCGGCCTGGCCGTTGCCCAAGGTCTTCCGTCTGGTGTCGAAGGGCGCATTGACCGAGGGCGTGTTCAAGGGCGAGACGATCAACACGCCGTCGATGCTGGCGGTCGAGGATGCGATCTTCAGCCTCGAATGGGCGAAGTCGCTGGGCAACGGCGGGCTGATCGCGCGGAGCGACGCCAATGCAGCGGCGCTCGACGAGATCGTCGCGGCGCGCGACTGGCTCGGCCATCTTGCGACCGACGAGGCGAGCCGGTCGAAGACCAGCGTGTGCCTGACCGTCGCCGGCGCGGACGAAGCGTTCATAAAGAACTTCGCCGGCCTGCTCGAAAAGGAGGGCGCGGCACTCGACGTCGCCGGCTATCGCGACGCCCCGCCCGGGCTGCGCATCTGGTGCGGCGCGACGGTCGACGCTGCCGATATCGTCGCGCTGGGGCCGTGGCTCGACTGGGCCTATTCGCAGGCGAAAGCCGCCAACTAA
- the serA gene encoding phosphoglycerate dehydrogenase translates to MPKVLISDKMDPKAAQIFRERGVEVDEITGKTPDELAAMIGQYDGLAIRSSTKVTKAILDAATNLKVVGRAGIGVDNVDIPSASAKGVVVMNTPFGNSITTAEHAIALMFALARQLPEADASTQAGKWEKNRFMGVELTSKTLGLIGAGNIGSIVADRARGLRMKVIAFDPFLTPERAIEMGVEKVDLDTLLARADFITLHTPLTDQTRNILSRDNLLRTKAGVRIINCARGGLIDEAALKELLDSGHVAGAALDVFVTEPATESPLFGTANFVSTPHLGASTSEAQVNVAIQVAEQMADYLVSGGVTNALNVPSLSAEEAPKLKPYMALAEKLGSLVGQLSHGALSGIAIEVEGAAAELNQKPITSAVLAGLMRVHTDTVNMVNAPFLAKERGLDVREVRHDREGDYHTLVRVTVKTDAGDRSVAGTLFGNEAPRLVELFGIKVEADLAGHMLYVVNEDAPGFIGRLGTLLGTEGVNIGTFHLGRRDAGGEAVLLLSVDEAVTPDLIAKVRGLAGVKTVMGLSF, encoded by the coding sequence ATGCCAAAAGTACTCATCAGCGACAAAATGGACCCCAAGGCCGCGCAGATCTTCCGCGAGCGCGGGGTCGAGGTGGACGAGATCACCGGCAAGACGCCCGACGAACTCGCCGCGATGATCGGCCAGTATGACGGGCTCGCGATCCGCTCGTCCACGAAGGTGACCAAGGCGATCCTCGACGCCGCGACCAATTTGAAGGTCGTCGGCCGGGCCGGGATCGGCGTCGATAACGTCGACATCCCGTCGGCGAGCGCCAAGGGCGTGGTGGTCATGAACACGCCGTTCGGCAATTCGATCACGACCGCCGAACACGCCATCGCGCTGATGTTCGCGCTCGCCCGCCAGCTGCCCGAGGCCGATGCCTCGACCCAGGCCGGCAAGTGGGAGAAGAACCGCTTCATGGGGGTCGAATTGACCTCGAAGACGCTCGGGCTCATCGGCGCGGGCAATATCGGCTCGATCGTCGCCGACCGCGCACGGGGTCTCCGCATGAAGGTGATCGCGTTCGATCCGTTCCTGACGCCCGAGCGCGCGATCGAGATGGGGGTGGAGAAGGTCGATCTCGACACGTTGCTCGCGCGCGCCGACTTCATCACGCTCCACACGCCGCTGACCGACCAGACGCGCAACATCCTGAGCCGCGACAATCTGCTCCGCACCAAGGCAGGCGTGCGGATCATCAATTGTGCGCGCGGCGGGCTGATCGACGAGGCGGCGCTGAAGGAATTGCTCGACAGCGGGCATGTCGCGGGCGCGGCGCTCGACGTGTTCGTGACCGAGCCGGCGACCGAATCGCCGCTGTTCGGCACGGCCAACTTCGTCTCGACCCCGCACCTCGGCGCGTCCACGTCGGAAGCGCAGGTCAACGTCGCGATCCAGGTCGCCGAACAGATGGCCGATTACCTCGTGTCGGGCGGGGTCACCAACGCGCTGAACGTTCCCAGCCTGAGCGCCGAGGAAGCCCCGAAGCTGAAGCCGTACATGGCGCTGGCGGAAAAGCTCGGGTCGCTGGTCGGCCAGTTGTCGCACGGCGCGCTGTCCGGGATCGCGATCGAGGTCGAGGGCGCCGCCGCCGAACTCAACCAGAAGCCGATCACCAGCGCCGTGCTGGCCGGGCTGATGCGCGTCCACACCGACACGGTGAACATGGTCAACGCGCCGTTCCTGGCGAAGGAACGCGGCCTCGACGTCCGCGAAGTGCGCCACGACCGCGAGGGCGACTACCACACGCTGGTGCGCGTGACGGTCAAGACCGATGCCGGCGATCGCTCGGTCGCGGGGACTTTGTTCGGCAACGAGGCGCCACGGCTGGTCGAACTGTTCGGGATCAAGGTCGAGGCCGATCTGGCAGGACACATGCTCTACGTCGTCAACGAGGACGCGCCAGGGTTCATCGGCCGGCTCGGCACGCTGCTGGGGACCGAGGGGGTCAATATCGGCACCTTCCACCTCGGCCGCCGCGATGCGGGCGGCGAGGCGGTGCTGCTGCTGTCGGTCGACGAAGCGGTGACGCCGGACCTGATCGCGAAGGTGCGCGGGCTTGCGGGCGTGAAAACCGTGATGGGGCTGTCGTTCTGA
- a CDS encoding ATP phosphoribosyltransferase regulatory subunit: MTHALLPSGFHDRLPPVADAAARLEARVLEAAHAHGYERVDPPLAEFEAALAHRLKATRAQDAVRFVDPVSQRTLAIRPDITAQVGRIAATRMGHHPRPVRLSYAGSVLRLRAGQLSPERERRQAGCELIGLDTVAAAREIVTVAVEALEAAGVTGISVDFTLPDLLGVLSAGPFPLGEASLDDLADRLDAKDAGGVAAIAPAYLPLIEAAGPFDAAHDRLCAFDAGGALTSRLDGLWKVADAVRGRVVLTLDPTERHGFEYQTWLGFSLFADGARGEIGRGGSYTIVHEDGSEEAAIGFSLYTDAIVAGGGEDARRRLFVPLGTDPALAARLRGEGWVTVAALDAGDTPEAQLCTHVLIDDGVRPL; the protein is encoded by the coding sequence GTGACTCACGCGCTCCTTCCCTCCGGTTTCCACGACCGATTGCCGCCCGTCGCCGATGCGGCGGCGCGGTTGGAGGCGCGTGTGCTGGAGGCGGCGCATGCGCATGGTTACGAGCGCGTCGATCCGCCGCTCGCGGAGTTTGAGGCGGCGCTCGCGCACCGGCTCAAGGCGACGCGCGCGCAGGATGCGGTGCGCTTCGTCGATCCGGTCAGCCAGCGCACGCTCGCGATCCGGCCGGACATCACGGCCCAGGTCGGGCGGATCGCGGCGACGCGGATGGGTCACCACCCACGCCCGGTGCGGCTGAGCTATGCCGGGTCGGTACTACGGCTGCGCGCCGGGCAACTCTCGCCCGAACGCGAACGGCGTCAGGCCGGATGCGAGTTGATCGGGCTCGATACCGTGGCAGCGGCGCGTGAGATCGTGACCGTCGCGGTTGAGGCGCTGGAGGCCGCTGGCGTCACCGGCATCTCGGTCGATTTCACCCTGCCCGACCTGCTCGGGGTGCTGAGCGCGGGGCCGTTTCCGCTGGGCGAGGCGTCGCTCGACGATCTCGCCGACCGGCTCGACGCCAAGGACGCCGGCGGCGTCGCGGCGATCGCGCCCGCCTACCTCCCGCTGATCGAGGCGGCGGGGCCGTTCGACGCGGCGCATGACCGACTCTGCGCGTTCGACGCGGGTGGTGCGCTGACCAGCCGGCTCGACGGATTGTGGAAGGTCGCGGATGCGGTGCGAGGGCGCGTCGTGCTGACGCTCGATCCGACCGAACGGCACGGGTTCGAATATCAGACCTGGCTCGGCTTTTCGTTGTTCGCCGACGGCGCACGCGGCGAAATCGGGCGCGGCGGCAGCTACACGATCGTGCACGAGGACGGCAGCGAAGAGGCCGCGATCGGCTTCTCGCTCTACACCGACGCGATCGTCGCGGGCGGCGGCGAGGACGCGCGACGGCGACTGTTCGTGCCGCTGGGAACCGACCCGGCGCTCGCGGCCAGGTTGCGTGGCGAAGGCTGGGTCACCGTCGCGGCGCTCGACGCGGGCGACACGCCCGAGGCACAACTCTGCACCCATGTGCTGATCGACGATGGCGTCCGCCCGCTCTAA
- a CDS encoding TonB-dependent receptor: MSKFLTALIAVLFLMPMPAMAQEIVVTGTRMRSSGAEDTAGIGIRRRADFAVQRVTVYGDARDKEARRKEILDTVRAAIQLGDKRGIQLSYGDAVIQPLTLANYAEKLTFTKDEDRDDAEQVTFVVKTQLSDGNALAAIDRLTAFIKAVPGVGRAVMAADGEPGVSIVDPSQYRPQILAAIAADANAAAKLFGSDYAVEADNLATPVRWVLVSPTEVMLYIGHDLKIVPKR, translated from the coding sequence ATGTCGAAATTTCTCACCGCGTTGATCGCTGTGCTGTTCCTCATGCCGATGCCGGCAATGGCACAAGAGATCGTCGTCACCGGCACGCGTATGCGGAGCAGTGGCGCCGAGGATACGGCGGGGATCGGTATTCGCCGGCGCGCCGATTTCGCGGTCCAGCGGGTGACCGTCTATGGCGACGCGCGCGACAAGGAGGCGCGACGCAAGGAAATCCTCGACACCGTCCGCGCCGCGATTCAGCTCGGCGACAAGCGCGGTATCCAGCTATCCTATGGCGACGCCGTCATCCAACCGCTGACGCTGGCGAACTATGCCGAAAAGCTGACCTTCACCAAGGACGAAGACCGCGACGATGCCGAGCAGGTGACGTTCGTGGTCAAAACCCAGCTCAGCGATGGCAACGCGCTTGCCGCGATCGATCGCCTGACCGCCTTCATCAAGGCGGTGCCGGGGGTTGGACGAGCCGTGATGGCCGCCGATGGTGAGCCGGGCGTCTCGATCGTCGATCCGTCGCAATATCGCCCGCAAATCCTTGCCGCTATCGCTGCAGATGCCAATGCGGCGGCCAAGCTGTTCGGATCGGACTATGCGGTCGAGGCCGATAATCTTGCGACCCCGGTACGATGGGTGCTGGTCAGCCCGACCGAAGTGATGCTGTACATTGGCCACGATCTGAAGATCGTGCCGAAACGTTAG
- a CDS encoding adenylosuccinate synthase yields MANVAVIGAQWGDEGKGKIVDWLSERADVVVRFQGGHNAGHTLVIDGKVYKLALLPSGVVRGTLSVIGNGVVFDPWHFRDEVAKIAEQGIAITPDVLHVAETAPLILPLHRDLDALREDALEEGNSGQKIGTTRRGIGPAYEDKVGRRAIRICDLAHLDELGPQIDRLCAHHDALLAGFGKPPVDREKLLADLREIADVVLPFAKPVWVTLNEAQARGRRILFEGAQGVLLDVDHGTYPFVTSSNTVAGTASAGSGLGPSRVGFVLGIVKAYTTRVGSGPFPTEQDNEIGEYLGTRGKEFGVNTGRKRRCGWFDAVLVRQSAAVSGITGIALTKLDILDGLDEIRICTGYRLGDRTYDYLPPHPQDQAAVEPIYETVPGWSESTAGARSWAELPAAAIKYIRRIEELIRCPVALVSTSPERADTILVRDPFAD; encoded by the coding sequence GTGGCAAACGTCGCCGTGATCGGCGCCCAATGGGGTGACGAAGGCAAGGGCAAGATCGTCGATTGGCTGTCGGAGCGTGCCGACGTCGTCGTGCGGTTCCAGGGCGGGCACAATGCCGGGCACACGCTCGTCATCGACGGCAAGGTCTACAAGCTCGCGCTGCTGCCGTCGGGCGTCGTGCGCGGCACGTTGAGCGTCATCGGTAACGGCGTGGTGTTCGATCCGTGGCACTTCCGCGACGAAGTGGCGAAGATCGCCGAGCAGGGCATCGCGATCACCCCGGACGTGCTCCATGTCGCCGAGACCGCGCCGCTGATCCTGCCGCTCCACCGCGACCTCGACGCGTTGCGCGAGGATGCGCTGGAGGAAGGCAATTCGGGGCAGAAGATCGGCACCACCCGCCGCGGGATCGGCCCGGCGTATGAGGACAAGGTCGGACGCCGGGCGATCCGGATTTGCGACCTGGCGCATCTCGACGAGCTCGGGCCGCAAATCGATCGCCTCTGCGCGCACCACGATGCGCTGCTCGCCGGGTTCGGCAAGCCACCGGTCGACCGTGAGAAATTGCTCGCCGACCTGCGCGAGATCGCCGACGTCGTGCTGCCGTTCGCCAAGCCGGTGTGGGTGACGCTCAACGAAGCGCAGGCGCGCGGACGGCGCATCCTGTTCGAGGGCGCGCAGGGCGTGCTGCTCGACGTCGATCACGGCACCTATCCGTTCGTCACCTCCTCCAATACGGTGGCGGGAACGGCATCGGCGGGCTCCGGTTTAGGCCCGAGCCGGGTCGGGTTCGTGCTGGGGATCGTCAAGGCCTACACGACGCGCGTCGGGTCGGGGCCGTTCCCGACCGAACAGGATAACGAGATCGGCGAATATCTCGGCACGCGTGGCAAGGAGTTCGGCGTCAACACCGGACGCAAGCGGCGCTGCGGGTGGTTCGACGCGGTGCTGGTGCGGCAATCGGCGGCGGTCAGCGGCATCACCGGGATCGCGCTGACCAAGCTCGACATCCTCGACGGGCTCGACGAGATCAGGATCTGCACGGGCTATCGGCTGGGCGACCGGACGTACGATTACCTGCCCCCGCATCCGCAGGATCAGGCGGCGGTCGAGCCGATCTATGAAACGGTGCCGGGCTGGTCGGAATCGACCGCCGGCGCGCGGAGCTGGGCCGAACTGCCGGCGGCGGCGATCAAATATATCCGCCGCATCGAGGAGCTGATCCGCTGTCCGGTAGCGTTGGTATCAACCAGCCCGGAACGGGCCGACACCATATTGGTGCGCGACCCGTTCGCGGACTGA